Proteins encoded within one genomic window of Cellulomonas xiejunii:
- the narJ gene encoding nitrate reductase molybdenum cofactor assembly chaperone has product MRRLARRTAAHHAATRQTALVHRVAALLLDYPGADLLAMLPDLRAAVATLPPHLGTPLAQVVDHLETQPATALAAQYVETFDLARRRSPYLSYYSYGDTRKRGVALVEYKQAYRAAGFELAADELPDHVAVVLEFASTGDVATQESGLRLLLAHRAGLELLRLALLDAGSPWAGALVAVCATLPPLDGDDREAVARLAAEGPPGEEVGLEPFAPPSFATDPGARR; this is encoded by the coding sequence GTGAGACGGCTCGCGCGCCGGACCGCCGCGCACCACGCGGCGACCCGCCAGACCGCGCTCGTGCACCGCGTCGCCGCGCTGCTCCTGGACTATCCGGGCGCCGACCTCCTCGCGATGCTGCCCGACCTGCGGGCGGCCGTCGCGACGCTCCCGCCCCACCTGGGAACGCCGCTCGCGCAGGTGGTCGACCACCTCGAGACGCAGCCGGCCACCGCGCTCGCGGCGCAGTACGTCGAGACGTTCGACCTCGCGCGCCGCCGCTCGCCGTACCTGAGCTACTACTCCTACGGCGACACCCGCAAGCGCGGCGTCGCGCTCGTCGAGTACAAGCAGGCGTACCGCGCCGCGGGGTTCGAGCTCGCGGCCGACGAGCTGCCGGACCACGTCGCCGTCGTCCTGGAGTTCGCGTCGACGGGTGACGTGGCCACCCAGGAGTCGGGGCTGCGGCTGCTGCTCGCGCACCGCGCGGGGCTGGAGCTGCTGCGTCTGGCGCTGCTCGACGCGGGCTCCCCGTGGGCCGGTGCGCTCGTGGCCGTGTGCGCGACCCTCCCGCCGCTGGACGGCGACGACCGCGAGGCCGTCGCGCGACTCGCGGCCGAGGGGCCGCCGGGCGAGGAGGTCGGCCTCGAGCCGTTCGCGCCGCCGTCGTTCGCCACCGACCCGGGAGCCCGCCGATGA
- the narH gene encoding nitrate reductase subunit beta codes for MRVMAQMAMVMNLDKCIGCHTCSVTCKQAWTNRTGTEYVWFNNVETRPGQGYPRTYEDQEKWEGGWALTKRGRLQLKAGGRLRNLLTIFASPKQPSIDEYYEPWTYDYESLTNAPLQEYTPVARPKSLLSGKDMRVGWSANWDDDLGGSPELTTADPILRRVSDKVKLEFEQTFMFYLPRICEHCLNPSCAASCPSGAIYKREEDGIVLVDQDACRGWRKCVTGCPYKKVYFNHKTGKAEKCTFCFPRIEVGLPTVCSETCVGRLRYIGLVLYDADKVLAAASVTDERELLASQRAVFLDPDDPHVQREAERAGIPHDWVQAAQRSPIWSLISTYEIALPLHPEYRTLPMVWYVPPLSPVVDVVQETGVDSEDSSHLFAAIDTLRIPVEYLAELFTAGDTAPVTAVLKRLAAMRSYMRDLNMGRAGDPRIPASVGMDEATMYEMYRLLALAKYDERYVIPATHAEQAHGLEELATECSLDYDGGPGMGGSGPFGEGSGGQDPIAVENFHMLQQRQTTDTVADPDTRKARVNLLNWDGKGSPPGMFPPKPDPDGGTPQGTGSDGGRA; via the coding sequence ATGAGGGTGATGGCCCAGATGGCGATGGTCATGAACCTCGACAAGTGCATCGGGTGCCACACGTGCTCGGTGACCTGCAAGCAGGCGTGGACCAACCGCACCGGCACCGAGTACGTCTGGTTCAACAACGTCGAGACGCGCCCCGGCCAGGGCTACCCGCGCACCTACGAGGACCAGGAGAAGTGGGAGGGCGGCTGGGCGCTCACCAAGCGCGGGCGCCTGCAGCTCAAGGCCGGGGGCCGGCTGCGGAACCTGCTGACGATCTTCGCGAGCCCCAAGCAGCCGTCGATCGACGAGTACTACGAGCCGTGGACGTACGACTACGAGAGCCTGACCAACGCGCCGCTGCAGGAGTACACGCCCGTCGCCCGCCCGAAGTCGCTGCTCAGCGGCAAGGACATGCGGGTCGGGTGGAGCGCCAACTGGGACGACGACCTCGGCGGCTCGCCCGAGCTGACGACGGCCGACCCGATCCTGCGGCGCGTGTCGGACAAGGTGAAGCTCGAGTTCGAGCAGACCTTCATGTTCTACCTGCCGCGCATCTGCGAGCACTGCCTCAACCCGTCGTGCGCCGCGTCGTGCCCGTCGGGGGCGATCTACAAGCGCGAGGAGGACGGCATCGTCCTGGTGGACCAGGACGCGTGCCGCGGCTGGCGCAAGTGCGTCACCGGCTGCCCGTACAAGAAGGTCTACTTCAACCACAAGACGGGCAAGGCCGAGAAGTGCACGTTCTGCTTCCCGCGCATCGAGGTCGGCCTGCCGACGGTCTGCTCGGAGACGTGCGTCGGACGGCTGCGGTACATCGGCCTGGTCCTCTACGACGCGGACAAGGTGCTCGCCGCCGCGTCCGTGACCGACGAGCGCGAGCTGCTGGCCTCCCAGCGCGCGGTGTTCCTCGACCCGGACGACCCGCACGTCCAGCGCGAGGCCGAGCGCGCGGGCATCCCGCACGACTGGGTGCAGGCCGCGCAGCGCTCGCCGATCTGGTCGCTCATCAGCACCTACGAGATCGCGCTGCCGCTGCACCCGGAGTACCGCACGCTGCCGATGGTCTGGTACGTCCCGCCGCTCTCCCCGGTCGTCGACGTGGTCCAGGAGACCGGTGTCGACTCCGAGGACAGCTCCCACCTGTTCGCCGCGATCGACACCCTGCGGATCCCCGTGGAGTACCTGGCCGAGCTGTTCACCGCCGGTGACACGGCGCCCGTCACGGCGGTGCTCAAGCGGCTCGCGGCGATGCGCTCGTACATGCGGGACCTCAACATGGGCCGCGCGGGCGACCCGCGGATCCCGGCGTCCGTCGGCATGGACGAGGCGACGATGTACGAGATGTACCGGCTGCTCGCGCTCGCCAAGTACGACGAGCGGTACGTCATCCCCGCGACGCACGCGGAGCAGGCGCACGGGCTGGAGGAGCTGGCCACCGAGTGCAGCCTCGACTACGACGGCGGGCCCGGCATGGGCGGCTCCGGGCCGTTCGGGGAGGGCTCCGGCGGGCAGGACCCCATCGCGGTCGAGAACTTCCACATGCTGCAGCAGCGCCAGACGACGGACACCGTGGCCGACCCCGACACGCGCAAGGCGCGCGTCAACCTGCTCAACTGGGACGGCAAGGGCTCGCCGCCGGGGATGTTCCCGCCCAAGCCCGACCCTGACGGCGGCACCCCGCAGGGGACCGGCAGCGACGGGGGCCGGGCGTGA
- a CDS encoding nitrate reductase subunit alpha, which yields MTLQNDPPRLDGDVTQALLRTRRFFQKAEVSQDLRTLHQIGGRDADTFYRDRWSHDKVVRSTHGVNCTGSCSWKVYVKDGIITWESQQTDYPTVGPDSPEYEPRGCPRGAAFSWYTYSPTRVRYPYVRGVLLEMYREARARLGDPVLAWADVVDDPARARRYKRARGKGGLVRATWDEAVEMVAAAQVHTIKRYGPDRVAGFSPIPAMSMVSHGAGARYHALIGAPMLSFYDWYADLPVASPQVFGDQTDVPESGDWWDAGYLIMWGSNLPVTRTPDAHWMAEARYRGQKVVAVSPDYADNVKFADEWLAVAPGTDGALAMAMGHVTLREFFVDRQVPYFADYVRRYTDLPFLVRLEERDGRYVPGKFLTAEDLPGAEALSDNAAFKTVLLDARTGRPVVPGGTLGHRYGEQGVGHWNLDLGDVEPQLSAGGAVIGEAGRGESVLVELPRFDSLDGTAGVSRRGVPVRRVGDLLVTTVLDLLLAQYGVGRDGLPGEWPTGYDDASQPGTPAWQEQFTGVPAAKAERIGREFAANAEESRGRSMILMGAGTNHWFHSDTIYRTFLTLTTLTGCQGVNGGGWAHYVGQEKVRPSTGQQMYSTANDWARPPRTMIQTAYWYLHTDQFRYDPFSADTLTAATPGTGGAFAGLTTADVIAKSARMGWMPSYPTFDRNPLDLAADAEAAGLPVGEYVPRELTEGRLRFAAEDPDAPENFPRVLTVWRANLLGSSGKGNEYFLHHLLGTDSNLLATPAPPDARPRDVVWHDEAPEGKLDMLLSLDFRMTSTTVYSDVVLPAATWYEKHDINTTDMHPFVNSFSPAIAPPWQTRTDFEIFHTIAREFSRQSVTHLGVRQDVVAVPLTHDTPDAMANPHGRVRDWKAGECDPVPGRTMPKLAVVERDYPAVAAKLATLGPIPDTQGLTTKGVTFDVTEEVDYLRRKNGVARIPAGAPGAVADGRPLLSRDVHACEAILALSGTTNGRLAVQGFHTLEKRTGTRMADLAAEHEGKQVTFADTQAAPTTVITSPEWSGTEHGGRRYSPFTVNVERLKPWHTLTGRQHFYLDHDWMTELGESLPVFRPPLNMQALFDENAVGDVGAVDGAVGLGVTVRYLTPHNKWSIHSEYQDNLFMLSLSRGGPGIWMSDRDAAKVGIRDNDWVEAVNRNGVVVARAIVSHRMPEGTVYMYHAQDRLIDVPRSERTGRRGGIHNSLTRLLIKPSHLIGGYAQLAYAFNYLGPTGNQRDEVTVVRRRSQEVEY from the coding sequence GTGACCCTGCAGAACGACCCGCCCCGGCTCGACGGCGACGTGACCCAGGCCCTGCTGCGGACGCGGCGGTTCTTCCAGAAGGCGGAGGTCTCGCAGGACCTGCGGACGCTGCACCAGATCGGCGGGCGCGACGCCGACACGTTCTACCGGGACCGGTGGAGCCACGACAAGGTCGTCCGCTCGACGCACGGCGTCAACTGCACGGGCTCGTGCTCGTGGAAGGTGTACGTCAAGGACGGCATCATCACGTGGGAGTCGCAGCAGACGGACTACCCGACGGTCGGCCCGGACTCCCCGGAGTACGAGCCGCGGGGCTGCCCGCGCGGCGCGGCGTTCAGCTGGTACACGTACTCGCCCACGCGCGTGCGCTACCCGTACGTGCGCGGCGTGCTGCTCGAGATGTACCGGGAGGCGCGGGCACGCCTGGGGGACCCGGTGCTCGCGTGGGCGGACGTCGTGGACGACCCGGCCAGGGCGCGGCGCTACAAGCGGGCCCGCGGCAAGGGCGGGCTGGTGCGCGCGACGTGGGACGAGGCGGTCGAGATGGTCGCCGCCGCGCAGGTCCACACCATCAAGCGGTACGGGCCGGACCGGGTCGCGGGGTTCTCGCCGATCCCCGCGATGTCGATGGTGTCGCACGGCGCCGGCGCGCGGTACCACGCGCTGATCGGTGCCCCGATGCTGTCGTTCTACGACTGGTACGCCGACCTGCCCGTCGCCTCCCCGCAGGTCTTCGGGGACCAGACGGACGTCCCGGAGTCGGGCGACTGGTGGGACGCGGGCTACCTCATCATGTGGGGCTCGAACCTGCCGGTGACGCGCACACCCGACGCGCACTGGATGGCGGAGGCGCGGTACCGCGGGCAGAAGGTCGTGGCGGTCAGCCCCGACTACGCGGACAACGTGAAGTTCGCCGACGAGTGGCTCGCGGTCGCGCCCGGTACGGACGGCGCCCTCGCGATGGCGATGGGGCACGTGACGCTCCGGGAGTTCTTCGTCGACCGGCAGGTGCCGTACTTCGCCGACTACGTCCGGCGGTACACGGACCTGCCGTTCCTGGTGCGTCTGGAGGAGCGCGACGGCCGGTACGTGCCGGGCAAGTTCCTCACGGCGGAGGACCTGCCGGGTGCGGAGGCGCTCAGCGACAACGCGGCGTTCAAGACGGTCCTGCTCGACGCGCGCACCGGGCGGCCGGTCGTCCCCGGCGGCACCCTGGGGCACCGGTACGGCGAGCAGGGCGTCGGGCACTGGAACCTCGACCTGGGGGACGTCGAGCCGCAGCTCAGCGCCGGCGGCGCGGTGATCGGCGAGGCCGGACGCGGCGAGTCGGTGCTGGTCGAGCTGCCGCGCTTCGACTCGCTCGACGGCACGGCCGGCGTCTCCCGGCGCGGCGTGCCGGTCCGGCGCGTCGGGGACCTGCTGGTGACGACCGTCCTGGACCTGTTGCTCGCGCAGTACGGCGTGGGGCGCGACGGCCTGCCGGGGGAGTGGCCGACGGGGTACGACGACGCGTCGCAGCCGGGGACGCCCGCGTGGCAGGAGCAGTTCACGGGTGTGCCGGCCGCCAAGGCGGAGCGGATCGGGCGGGAGTTCGCGGCCAACGCCGAGGAGTCCCGCGGCCGCTCGATGATCCTCATGGGCGCGGGCACCAACCACTGGTTCCACTCCGACACGATCTACCGCACGTTCCTCACGCTCACGACGCTCACGGGCTGCCAGGGCGTCAACGGCGGCGGCTGGGCGCACTACGTCGGCCAGGAGAAGGTCCGGCCCAGCACCGGGCAGCAGATGTACTCCACCGCGAACGACTGGGCGCGCCCGCCGCGCACCATGATCCAGACCGCCTACTGGTACCTGCACACCGACCAGTTCCGGTACGACCCGTTCAGCGCGGACACCCTGACGGCCGCCACCCCCGGCACGGGCGGCGCGTTCGCGGGGCTGACGACCGCCGACGTCATCGCGAAGTCCGCGCGCATGGGCTGGATGCCGTCGTACCCGACGTTCGACCGCAACCCCCTGGACCTCGCGGCGGACGCCGAGGCGGCAGGTCTGCCGGTGGGCGAGTACGTGCCGCGCGAGCTGACCGAGGGCCGCCTGCGGTTCGCTGCCGAGGACCCCGACGCCCCGGAGAACTTCCCGCGGGTCCTGACGGTGTGGCGGGCCAACCTGCTCGGCTCGTCGGGCAAGGGCAACGAGTACTTCCTGCACCACCTGCTGGGGACGGACTCGAACCTGCTGGCGACGCCGGCGCCGCCGGACGCCCGGCCCCGGGACGTCGTCTGGCACGACGAGGCGCCCGAGGGCAAGCTCGACATGCTCCTGTCCCTGGACTTCCGCATGACGAGCACGACCGTCTACTCCGACGTCGTGCTGCCCGCGGCCACCTGGTACGAGAAGCACGACATCAACACCACCGACATGCACCCGTTCGTGAACTCGTTCAGCCCGGCGATCGCGCCGCCGTGGCAGACGCGCACGGACTTCGAGATCTTCCACACCATCGCCCGCGAGTTCTCGCGCCAGTCGGTGACGCACCTCGGGGTCCGTCAGGACGTCGTCGCGGTGCCGCTGACGCACGACACCCCCGACGCGATGGCCAACCCGCACGGGCGGGTGCGGGACTGGAAGGCGGGCGAGTGCGACCCGGTCCCGGGCCGGACGATGCCCAAGCTCGCGGTCGTCGAGCGCGACTACCCGGCCGTCGCCGCGAAGCTCGCGACGCTCGGGCCGATCCCCGACACCCAGGGCCTGACGACCAAGGGCGTGACGTTCGACGTCACGGAGGAGGTCGACTACCTGCGGCGCAAGAACGGCGTCGCGCGCATCCCGGCCGGTGCGCCGGGCGCCGTCGCGGACGGCCGCCCGCTGCTGTCCCGCGACGTGCACGCGTGCGAGGCGATCCTCGCGCTGTCCGGCACGACCAACGGCCGGCTCGCCGTGCAGGGCTTCCACACCCTGGAGAAGCGCACGGGCACGCGGATGGCGGACCTGGCCGCCGAGCACGAGGGCAAGCAGGTCACGTTCGCCGACACGCAGGCCGCGCCGACGACCGTCATCACGTCGCCCGAGTGGTCCGGCACCGAGCACGGCGGGCGGCGGTACTCGCCGTTCACCGTCAACGTCGAGCGGCTCAAGCCGTGGCACACCCTGACGGGCCGGCAGCACTTCTACCTGGACCACGACTGGATGACCGAGCTGGGGGAGAGCCTGCCGGTGTTCCGGCCGCCGCTGAACATGCAGGCGCTGTTCGACGAGAACGCGGTGGGCGACGTCGGGGCGGTGGACGGTGCCGTGGGCCTCGGCGTGACGGTCCGCTACCTGACCCCGCACAACAAGTGGTCCATCCACTCCGAGTACCAGGACAACCTGTTCATGCTGTCGCTCTCGCGCGGCGGCCCGGGGATCTGGATGAGCGACCGCGACGCGGCCAAGGTCGGCATCCGCGACAACGACTGGGTCGAGGCCGTCAACCGCAACGGCGTGGTGGTGGCGCGCGCGATCGTGTCGCACCGCATGCCCGAGGGGACGGTGTACATGTACCACGCGCAGGACCGGCTGATCGACGTCCCGCGGTCCGAGAGGACCGGCAGGCGCGGCGGCATCCACAACTCCCTGACCAGGCTGCTCATCAAGCCGAGCCACCTCATCGGCGGGTACGCGCAGCTCGCGTACGCCTTCAACTACCTGGGTCCCACGGGCAACCAGCGCGACGAGGTCACGGTCGTCCGTCGCCGCTCGCAGGAGGTGGAGTACTGA
- a CDS encoding MFS transporter, with product MIRPDDARAGTASHAPPPAPAPTPPGTAPTGSTRNLVLATVGFFLNFWAWALISPLGSAYRDQLDLTAFQQSALVAVPVIVGSLGRIPVGALTDRVGARVMFPAVSILTVLPVLYVGFVAESFEALIVGGFFLGLGGTAFAIGVPLVNAWYPPARRGTALGIFGIGMGGTAVSSFTTVRLANAVSPEAPFLIVAGVLTVYAVVAALLVRDAPGRTAARGSFLARTWATAKLPATGQLSVLYALGFGGFVAFSVYLPTYLVNAYGLAQEDAALRTAGFVVLAVLMRPVGGGLTDRYDATRVLVVCFVGVAVLAAVAAVELPLIPIGTIAFLGLAALLGASSGAVFGLVALLAPAEKVGAVTGLVGAAGGLGGFVPPLVMGAVYDRTGDYTIGLGLLAVVALLTAWFTRGPVRRSARAGRAPA from the coding sequence GTGATCCGACCTGACGACGCACGTGCGGGCACGGCATCGCACGCCCCGCCCCCCGCGCCCGCACCCACACCACCGGGCACCGCACCGACCGGCTCCACCCGCAACCTCGTGCTGGCGACGGTCGGCTTCTTCCTCAACTTCTGGGCGTGGGCGCTCATCAGCCCCCTGGGCTCGGCGTACCGCGACCAGCTGGACCTGACGGCCTTCCAGCAGTCGGCGCTCGTCGCGGTGCCGGTGATCGTGGGGTCGCTCGGGCGCATCCCGGTGGGCGCGCTCACGGACCGCGTCGGCGCGCGCGTCATGTTCCCGGCGGTCAGCATCCTGACGGTCCTGCCGGTGCTGTACGTCGGGTTCGTCGCGGAGAGCTTCGAGGCGCTGATCGTCGGCGGGTTCTTCCTGGGGCTGGGCGGCACGGCGTTCGCGATCGGCGTCCCGCTGGTCAACGCCTGGTACCCGCCGGCACGGCGCGGGACGGCGCTCGGGATCTTCGGCATCGGCATGGGCGGCACCGCGGTGTCGTCGTTCACGACCGTGCGGCTGGCGAACGCCGTGAGCCCCGAGGCGCCGTTCCTCATCGTCGCGGGCGTCCTGACGGTGTACGCGGTGGTCGCGGCGCTGCTGGTGCGCGACGCCCCCGGCCGTACCGCGGCGCGCGGCTCGTTCCTCGCGCGGACGTGGGCGACCGCGAAGCTGCCGGCCACCGGCCAGCTGTCGGTGCTGTACGCCCTCGGCTTCGGGGGGTTCGTCGCGTTCAGCGTGTACCTGCCGACGTACCTGGTCAACGCGTACGGCCTCGCGCAGGAGGACGCGGCGCTGCGCACGGCCGGGTTCGTGGTCCTGGCGGTGCTCATGCGGCCCGTCGGCGGCGGGCTGACCGACCGGTACGACGCGACCAGGGTCCTCGTCGTGTGCTTCGTGGGTGTCGCCGTGCTCGCGGCGGTCGCGGCGGTCGAGCTGCCGCTGATCCCGATCGGCACGATCGCGTTCCTCGGCCTCGCGGCCCTGCTGGGCGCGTCCTCGGGGGCGGTGTTCGGGCTGGTCGCGCTCCTGGCCCCGGCCGAGAAGGTCGGGGCCGTGACCGGGCTCGTCGGCGCCGCGGGCGGCCTGGGCGGGTTCGTGCCGCCGCTCGTCATGGGCGCGGTCTACGACAGGACCGGCGACTACACGATCGGCCTGGGCCTGCTGGCCGTCGTCGCGCTGCTCACCGCGTGGTTCACGCGCGGTCCCGTCCGCCGCTCCGCACGCGCGGGGCGCGCTCCCGCGTGA